In a genomic window of Planctomycetota bacterium:
- a CDS encoding YajQ family cyclic di-GMP-binding protein gives MPSFDIVSKVDFQELDNALNNTRKAIEQRYDFRGVHTEITVDKKEKKLHVVTGDRMKMEAVKEMLLSNASKRKLDTKVFEFKEPEPTTGASLKRDIKIREGIDHDLAKKIVKMIKDTKMKVQVAIQGEELRVSGKKIDDLQEVIQFLRGSNLEVPLQFVNMKS, from the coding sequence ATGCCCTCGTTCGACATCGTCTCGAAAGTCGATTTTCAGGAACTGGACAACGCCCTGAACAACACGCGCAAGGCCATCGAGCAGCGGTACGATTTCCGCGGCGTGCACACGGAGATCACCGTCGACAAGAAGGAAAAAAAGCTCCATGTCGTCACCGGCGACCGGATGAAGATGGAAGCGGTCAAGGAAATGCTCCTGTCCAACGCCTCCAAGCGGAAATTGGACACGAAGGTGTTCGAGTTCAAGGAGCCGGAGCCGACCACGGGGGCATCCCTGAAGCGGGACATCAAAATCCGCGAGGGCATCGATCATGACCTGGCCAAGAAGATCGTCAAGATGATCAAGGACACGAAGATGAAGGTGCAGGTGGCGATTCAGGGCGAGGAACTGCGGGTGTCGGGCAAAAAGATCGATGACCTTCAGGAAGTGATCCAATTCCTTCGGGGCTCCAACCTCGAAGTGCCGCTGCAATTCGTCAACATGAAAAGCTGA
- a CDS encoding FAD-dependent oxidoreductase, whose protein sequence is MFQTDVLVYGGTPGGVAAAISAAHAGRRVILVEPYARVGGMTTNGLSHTDFRTFESLTGFFLRMTERCEAEYRRTDGADSQAVRECMRGTQCEPHVYQKAIDDMIGAEPNITVLTQHHLMGVTLRRSGEDPWMTHLNGAQFASPQGPAVISAHQFIDASYEGDLMALAGVEYALGREAKETYGESLAPDKADDQLQGYNFRMFMTQVPENRVMPAKPPGYDRAQFVEVLPLLEDGRIVRVFGTSKAIFKSQTPHQPHDKYDINDVSKSPVRLSMPGDQNDWVEGHAAVRQRIFDHHMNYELGLLYFLQHDAAVPAKSRDEALTWGLCRDEFAATGYVPEQLYIREARRMQGAYIYTQKDVEAEPGDVRSKLHTESIAAGDYGPNCHGTSHDGPRFGGAHSGEFYQNVAPYQIPYGVIVPKKCENLLVPVAASSSHVGLCTLRYEPIWSSLGEAAGLAAHLAMQEKIPVQRVKVPALQALLHAEGSATIYISDVPPSSPDFAMTQWWGTLGGFHHLVPPTSPYGTRGKNIAGQYYEAFPFHEAKLDAALDDATRKLWIAIAEQMYMDVKPLQKAATRRDFIAAAYAQKR, encoded by the coding sequence ATGTTTCAGACGGATGTGCTTGTGTACGGGGGCACGCCCGGCGGAGTGGCGGCGGCGATCTCGGCGGCGCATGCGGGGCGGCGCGTCATCCTTGTCGAGCCGTACGCGCGCGTCGGCGGGATGACGACCAACGGGCTTTCCCATACCGACTTCCGCACGTTCGAGTCGCTCACCGGATTCTTCCTGCGCATGACCGAGCGATGCGAAGCGGAGTATCGGCGAACGGACGGGGCGGATTCGCAAGCGGTGCGCGAGTGCATGCGGGGCACGCAATGCGAGCCGCATGTGTATCAGAAGGCGATCGACGACATGATCGGAGCCGAGCCGAACATCACCGTGCTCACGCAGCATCATCTGATGGGCGTGACGCTGCGGCGCAGCGGCGAGGACCCGTGGATGACGCATCTCAACGGCGCGCAGTTCGCCTCGCCGCAGGGACCGGCGGTGATCAGCGCGCATCAGTTCATCGACGCCAGCTACGAAGGCGACCTGATGGCGCTGGCGGGCGTCGAGTACGCGCTGGGGCGCGAAGCGAAGGAAACCTACGGCGAATCGCTCGCGCCCGACAAGGCGGATGATCAGCTTCAGGGCTACAACTTCCGCATGTTCATGACGCAGGTCCCCGAGAACCGCGTCATGCCCGCCAAGCCGCCCGGCTACGACCGCGCGCAGTTCGTCGAGGTCCTACCGCTGCTCGAAGACGGGCGCATCGTGCGCGTGTTCGGCACGAGCAAGGCCATCTTCAAATCGCAGACGCCCCATCAACCGCACGACAAGTACGACATCAACGACGTGTCCAAAAGCCCCGTGCGCCTGTCGATGCCGGGCGATCAGAACGACTGGGTCGAGGGCCATGCAGCCGTGCGTCAGCGCATCTTCGATCATCACATGAACTACGAACTGGGCCTGCTCTATTTTCTGCAGCACGATGCGGCCGTGCCCGCCAAGTCGCGCGACGAGGCGCTGACGTGGGGGTTGTGCCGCGATGAGTTTGCGGCGACGGGGTATGTGCCGGAGCAGCTTTACATCCGTGAAGCGCGGCGGATGCAGGGCGCTTACATCTACACGCAGAAAGACGTCGAGGCAGAACCGGGCGATGTGCGATCGAAGCTGCACACCGAGTCGATCGCCGCCGGCGACTACGGGCCCAATTGTCACGGCACATCGCACGACGGGCCGCGCTTCGGCGGGGCGCACAGCGGCGAGTTCTATCAGAACGTCGCGCCGTATCAGATTCCCTACGGCGTGATCGTGCCCAAAAAATGCGAGAATCTGCTCGTGCCGGTGGCGGCGTCGAGTTCACACGTCGGGCTTTGCACGCTGCGCTACGAGCCGATCTGGTCATCGCTCGGCGAAGCGGCGGGGCTCGCGGCGCACCTGGCCATGCAGGAGAAAATCCCGGTGCAACGCGTGAAAGTGCCCGCGCTTCAGGCGCTCCTGCACGCGGAGGGCTCGGCCACGATCTACATCAGCGATGTACCCCCGTCCTCGCCCGATTTCGCCATGACCCAATGGTGGGGCACGCTCGGCGGGTTCCATCATCTTGTCCCGCCCACTTCCCCGTACGGCACGCGCGGCAAGAACATCGCCGGTCAGTACTACGAGGCCTTCCCGTTTCACGAAGCCAAGCTCGACGCTGCCCTCGATGACGCGACGCGGAAGTTGTGGATCGCGATCGCGGAGCAGATGTACATGGACGTGAAGCCGCTGCAAAAGGCGGCGACGCGCCGCGACTTCATCGCCGCGGCATATGCCCAGAAGCGGTGA
- a CDS encoding gfo/Idh/MocA family oxidoreductase — MQRRQFLKAGISAGIVLPALARVSFANPTVRPRRVALIGSGWYGKCDLLRLIQVEPVEVVALCDVDSKMLADAAAIVASRQKSGREPATYSDYRTLLAERELDLVLVDTPDHWHALPTIAAMEAGADVWVQKPISIDVAEGFAMLDTARRLGRVVQVGTQRRSTPHLIEARDRIIRPGLLGKIALVETYCYYHMRPTGNPPDEAPPANLDYEMWTGPAPMRPYNKLVHPRTWRAFMEYSNGIIGDMCVHFLDCARWMLELGWPTRVDSTGGILVQKDAKANTPDTQTAAWDFGDLRMTWTHRSWGTAPDPDYPWGMTIYGDKGTLKLSVMRYDFIPTDKKAQPIHGDVVMELDQYPEDKTEKDLEKHVAPAIRGHMKDWLAAVDARTKPVADIEQGHISTASCILANLSLKLGRSLNWDPIKRQVPGDAEANALLTRAYRKPWVHPG; from the coding sequence ATGCAACGAAGGCAATTTCTCAAGGCGGGCATCAGCGCGGGTATCGTGCTGCCGGCGCTGGCGCGCGTTTCGTTTGCGAATCCGACGGTGCGGCCGCGTCGCGTGGCGCTCATCGGGTCGGGGTGGTACGGCAAGTGCGATCTGTTGCGATTGATCCAGGTCGAGCCGGTCGAGGTGGTGGCGCTGTGCGATGTGGACTCGAAGATGCTCGCCGATGCGGCGGCGATCGTGGCGTCACGGCAGAAATCCGGCAGGGAGCCCGCGACGTACAGCGACTACCGCACGCTGCTTGCGGAGCGCGAGCTGGACCTGGTGCTCGTCGATACGCCCGATCACTGGCACGCCCTGCCGACGATCGCGGCGATGGAGGCGGGGGCGGATGTGTGGGTGCAGAAACCCATCAGCATCGACGTCGCCGAGGGCTTTGCCATGCTCGACACTGCCCGCCGACTCGGGCGCGTCGTGCAGGTCGGGACGCAGCGTCGCAGCACGCCGCACCTGATCGAAGCGCGGGACCGCATCATTCGCCCCGGACTGCTCGGCAAGATCGCGCTGGTGGAGACGTACTGCTATTACCACATGCGGCCGACCGGCAATCCGCCCGACGAAGCGCCGCCGGCGAATCTGGATTACGAGATGTGGACCGGCCCCGCGCCGATGCGGCCGTACAACAAGTTGGTCCATCCGCGCACCTGGCGCGCGTTCATGGAATACTCCAACGGGATCATCGGCGACATGTGCGTGCACTTCCTGGACTGCGCCCGATGGATGCTCGAGCTGGGCTGGCCCACGCGCGTCGATTCGACCGGCGGCATCCTCGTGCAGAAGGACGCCAAGGCCAACACGCCCGACACGCAGACCGCCGCGTGGGACTTCGGCGACCTGCGCATGACCTGGACGCACCGCTCATGGGGCACCGCGCCCGATCCGGACTATCCGTGGGGCATGACGATCTACGGTGACAAGGGCACGCTCAAACTCTCCGTCATGCGCTACGACTTCATCCCGACCGACAAGAAAGCCCAACCCATCCACGGCGACGTCGTCATGGAACTCGACCAGTACCCCGAGGACAAAACGGAAAAAGACCTGGAAAAACACGTCGCCCCGGCGATCCGCGGGCATATGAAGGACTGGCTCGCCGCCGTCGACGCGCGGACGAAACCCGTCGCCGACATCGAGCAGGGCCACATCTCGACGGCCTCGTGCATCCTCGCGAACCTCTCGCTCAAACTCGGCCGCTCGCTCAACTGGGACCCGATCAAGCGCCAAGTCCCCGGCGACGCGGAGGCGAACGCGCTGTTGACGCGCGCGTATCGCAAGCCGTGGGTGCATCCGGGTTGA
- a CDS encoding SDR family NAD(P)-dependent oxidoreductase, whose product MATYLITGANRGIGLELARQLSARGDSVIGVCRDASAELDATGAQVHEGVDVTDDDFVARLAKTLAGRSIDVLINNAGVLSVETLGDMSFDRIRRQIEVNAISPLRVTTALLSTLHAGSKLIVITSRMGSIQDNGSGGYYGYRMSKAAVNAAFKSLANDLRSKRIAVGILHPGMVATEMTGGQGIDVRDSAANLLARIDALTLENTGVFQHANGEILSW is encoded by the coding sequence ATGGCGACGTATCTCATCACCGGCGCAAATCGCGGCATCGGGCTCGAACTGGCGCGGCAACTGTCCGCACGGGGCGACAGCGTCATCGGCGTCTGCCGCGATGCGTCGGCGGAACTCGATGCGACCGGGGCCCAGGTGCATGAGGGCGTCGATGTGACGGATGACGACTTCGTGGCGCGACTGGCGAAAACGCTCGCCGGGCGATCGATCGATGTGCTCATCAACAACGCCGGCGTGCTGAGCGTCGAAACGCTCGGCGACATGAGCTTCGATCGCATCCGCCGGCAGATCGAGGTCAACGCCATCAGCCCGCTGCGCGTGACGACCGCGTTATTGAGCACGCTGCATGCAGGGTCGAAGCTCATCGTCATCACGAGCCGCATGGGCTCCATCCAAGACAACGGCAGCGGGGGGTATTACGGGTACCGCATGAGCAAGGCGGCGGTGAACGCGGCGTTCAAGTCGCTGGCCAACGATCTGCGATCCAAGCGGATCGCTGTCGGCATCCTGCACCCGGGCATGGTGGCGACGGAGATGACCGGCGGGCAGGGCATCGACGTGCGCGACTCGGCGGCCAATCTGCTCGCCCGCATCGACGCGCTGACGCTGGAGAACACGGGCGTGTTCCAACACGCCAATGGGGAGATTTTGTCGTGGTGA
- a CDS encoding DnaJ domain-containing protein — translation MPNQEKAADLTLSIVGPMVLSMWSTGGGYKNGTTTTRRRAERHAVETLSCSLGRVVDLSATGMRLACADKPPVQVGQTGKVTLSSPGGSLQVNGRIVWLRRVGGLTSKKHEMGVEFVRLAPGTTEAIDSLIRFGFFNAPSADGKLKWKRRTKTRRVIKASFDLPNYYQILHLGPDAAAEDIKKAYRRLAKQHHPDATGGQGDTAQFTLITEAYNVLIDPDRRAAFDARAIEEIEE, via the coding sequence ATGCCGAATCAAGAAAAGGCGGCGGATTTAACCTTAAGCATTGTCGGGCCGATGGTTTTGAGTATGTGGTCCACCGGAGGCGGTTACAAGAACGGGACAACGACGACGCGGCGGCGGGCGGAACGGCACGCCGTCGAGACACTTTCATGTAGTCTCGGGCGGGTGGTGGATCTGTCGGCGACGGGGATGCGCCTCGCCTGCGCCGACAAGCCGCCGGTTCAGGTGGGGCAAACCGGCAAGGTGACGCTGTCAAGTCCCGGCGGATCGCTGCAAGTGAACGGGCGCATCGTCTGGCTTCGCCGCGTCGGCGGGCTGACCAGCAAAAAGCACGAAATGGGCGTCGAATTCGTCCGACTTGCCCCCGGCACGACCGAGGCGATCGATTCGCTGATCCGCTTCGGCTTCTTCAACGCCCCCAGCGCCGATGGCAAACTCAAATGGAAGCGACGCACAAAGACCCGCCGGGTCATCAAGGCGTCCTTCGACCTGCCCAACTATTATCAGATTCTCCACCTCGGCCCGGACGCCGCGGCCGAGGACATCAAAAAGGCCTACCGCCGCCTCGCCAAACAACATCACCCCGATGCCACCGGCGGCCAAGGCGACACCGCCCAGTTCACGCTCATCACCGAGGCGTACAACGTCCTGATCGACCCCGACCGCCGTGCCGCCTTCGACGCCCGAGCCATCGAGGAAATCGAAGAATAG
- a CDS encoding Dabb family protein: MFHHCVHFWLREDLSDADRRKFIDGVKAIGKSANVKSVRVGVPAGTPRPVVDNSYSVQLLVVFADKAAHDAYQSPDDPVHQKFIDTFKTFWTRVLIYDSLEA; the protein is encoded by the coding sequence ATGTTCCACCATTGTGTGCATTTCTGGCTGCGTGAGGATCTGTCGGACGCGGACCGCAGGAAGTTCATCGACGGCGTGAAGGCCATCGGCAAGAGCGCGAATGTCAAGAGCGTCCGCGTGGGCGTGCCGGCGGGGACGCCCCGGCCGGTCGTCGACAATTCCTACAGCGTGCAATTGCTGGTCGTCTTCGCCGACAAGGCGGCCCATGATGCCTACCAATCGCCCGATGACCCGGTGCATCAGAAGTTCATCGACACGTTCAAGACCTTCTGGACCCGGGTATTGATCTACGATTCGCTGGAGGCGTGA
- a CDS encoding gfo/Idh/MocA family oxidoreductase has product MQRLNRRQFVVGSLAAAGAMTLPITRVRGANDKIGIAIIGLGGKGSQHLEQFAGLADARVVAICDPDSKVLGGKVEAFEKKHGYKLASETDLRKIMDRKDVDAVVVATPNHWHVLAGLWACQAGKDAYVEKPISHNIHEGRKLVEAARKYKRIVQGGTQQRSDPALANVKKFIAEGHLGKMQYIRANRYGVRGSIGKVTGPTPIPDYIDYDLWCGPAEKLPLMRKNLHYDWHWVWNTGSGEMGNWGVHILDDVRNFLDDQSLLPKRIIAGGGRFAWNDDGETPNTHFVYYDTGIVPVVFDLHNLSMKAGSSAANAYRNIRDGVIIQCEGGYYAGGRGGGAAFDNDGKRIEKFNGDSGRGHAQNFLDAVKSRDHKSLKAEIEITHYSSAWCHLANICYRVGHAYKKDEAIDAVKGLKPWDEVIDGFHEHLAAQNVDAATADIKLSAMLELDATKETFTGPTATPETLALLRRDYRAPFVVPEEV; this is encoded by the coding sequence ATGCAGCGTCTGAATCGTCGGCAATTCGTGGTCGGTTCACTGGCGGCGGCGGGGGCGATGACGCTTCCGATCACGCGCGTGCGCGGCGCCAATGACAAGATCGGCATCGCCATCATCGGACTCGGCGGCAAAGGGTCGCAGCACCTGGAGCAGTTCGCCGGGCTCGCCGACGCGCGCGTTGTGGCCATCTGCGATCCCGACTCGAAAGTGCTCGGCGGAAAGGTCGAGGCGTTCGAGAAGAAGCATGGGTACAAGCTGGCGAGCGAGACGGACCTGCGCAAGATCATGGACCGGAAGGACGTCGACGCCGTCGTCGTCGCCACGCCCAACCACTGGCACGTGCTCGCCGGTCTGTGGGCCTGTCAGGCGGGCAAGGATGCGTATGTCGAGAAGCCCATTTCGCACAACATTCACGAGGGCCGCAAGCTCGTCGAAGCGGCTCGCAAGTACAAGCGGATCGTGCAGGGCGGGACGCAGCAGCGGTCCGACCCGGCGCTGGCGAACGTCAAGAAGTTCATCGCCGAGGGACACCTCGGCAAGATGCAGTACATCCGCGCCAACCGCTACGGCGTGCGCGGCAGCATCGGCAAAGTCACCGGCCCGACGCCGATTCCCGACTACATCGACTACGATCTGTGGTGCGGACCGGCGGAAAAACTGCCGCTCATGCGCAAGAATCTGCACTATGACTGGCACTGGGTCTGGAACACCGGGTCGGGCGAGATGGGCAACTGGGGCGTGCATATTCTCGATGACGTGCGCAATTTCCTCGATGATCAATCGCTCCTGCCCAAGCGCATCATCGCCGGCGGCGGGCGATTCGCATGGAACGACGACGGCGAAACGCCCAACACGCATTTCGTCTACTACGACACGGGCATCGTGCCGGTCGTCTTCGATCTGCACAATCTGTCGATGAAAGCCGGTTCGTCCGCCGCCAACGCCTATCGCAACATCCGCGACGGCGTGATTATTCAGTGCGAAGGCGGCTACTACGCCGGCGGACGCGGCGGCGGCGCCGCGTTCGACAACGACGGCAAGCGCATCGAGAAGTTCAACGGCGACAGCGGCCGGGGTCACGCGCAGAACTTCCTCGACGCCGTCAAATCCCGCGATCACAAGAGTCTCAAGGCCGAGATCGAAATCACGCACTACTCCAGCGCCTGGTGCCACCTGGCGAACATCTGCTACCGCGTCGGACATGCGTACAAGAAGGACGAAGCGATCGATGCGGTCAAGGGACTCAAGCCCTGGGACGAAGTCATCGACGGGTTCCACGAGCATCTGGCGGCCCAGAACGTCGACGCAGCCACCGCCGACATCAAACTCAGCGCCATGCTCGAACTGGACGCAACGAAGGAAACCTTCACCGGCCCGACCGCCACTCCCGAAACACTCGCCCTGCTGCGCCGCGATTACCGCGCACCGTTCGTCGTGCCCGAAGAAGTCTAA
- a CDS encoding DASS family sodium-coupled anion symporter, whose product MRQNFKLTALLTGLLLGVMTYVGCKLSLQMAPPAAITAAVTVICATWWCTEALPIPVTALVPFAVFPCAGVLNHKQIAEAYGDKFVLLFMAGFMLSRAAEKSKTHLRVAHGMIRLVGSGSSRRLVIAFLLATAVCSMWISNTATTLIMLPVALAVLEEHKGHIRFPAALLLAIAYGSSIGGIATIVGTPPNGVFVGAYEKFSVHQVSFAAWMKVGLPISALMLIAAAFVLCARIDGAMNMKMESLGPWTKYQRRVLAVMSVTALLWITRTSPDGGWAGYLNMPLAEDATVAIAAVIAMFLIPSGEHDADGEREHLLDWATAKDIPWGILLLFGGGIAIAEAFKETGLAQSIGDSLNVLAHWPPLLVIAMICFAVTFLTEVTSNTATTTLLMPILGAAANSVGVDPALFMIPAAISASCAFMLPVATPPNAIVFASDHVTIPQMARTGFVLNLLGVVIVTLVCYFVLSPTTGLN is encoded by the coding sequence ATGAGGCAGAATTTCAAGCTCACCGCACTTCTGACCGGCCTGCTGCTGGGCGTCATGACCTACGTCGGCTGCAAGCTGTCGCTCCAGATGGCGCCCCCGGCGGCGATCACCGCGGCGGTGACGGTCATCTGCGCGACCTGGTGGTGCACCGAAGCGCTGCCGATCCCCGTCACCGCGCTCGTCCCCTTCGCCGTCTTCCCCTGCGCCGGCGTGCTCAACCACAAGCAGATCGCCGAGGCGTATGGCGACAAGTTCGTGCTGCTGTTCATGGCCGGTTTCATGTTGAGCCGCGCCGCCGAAAAATCAAAGACGCATCTGCGCGTCGCGCACGGCATGATCCGGCTCGTCGGCTCCGGCTCGAGCCGCCGACTCGTCATCGCCTTCCTCCTCGCCACCGCCGTCTGCTCCATGTGGATCTCCAACACCGCCACGACGCTCATCATGCTCCCCGTCGCGCTGGCCGTCCTCGAAGAACACAAGGGGCACATCCGATTCCCCGCGGCGCTGCTATTGGCGATCGCCTACGGTTCGAGCATCGGCGGGATCGCCACGATCGTCGGCACGCCGCCCAACGGGGTGTTCGTCGGCGCGTACGAGAAATTCTCGGTGCATCAGGTGTCGTTCGCGGCGTGGATGAAAGTCGGCCTGCCGATCAGCGCGCTGATGCTCATCGCGGCGGCGTTCGTCCTCTGCGCCCGCATCGACGGCGCGATGAACATGAAGATGGAATCGCTGGGACCGTGGACGAAATATCAGCGGCGGGTGCTGGCGGTGATGAGCGTCACCGCGCTTTTGTGGATCACGCGGACGAGTCCCGACGGCGGATGGGCCGGGTATCTGAACATGCCCCTCGCCGAGGACGCCACCGTCGCCATCGCCGCCGTCATCGCCATGTTCCTGATTCCCAGCGGCGAGCACGACGCCGACGGCGAGCGCGAACATCTGCTGGACTGGGCCACCGCCAAGGACATCCCCTGGGGCATCCTCCTGCTCTTCGGCGGCGGCATCGCCATCGCCGAGGCCTTCAAGGAAACCGGTCTGGCCCAATCGATCGGCGATTCGCTCAACGTCCTGGCCCACTGGCCCCCGCTGCTCGTCATCGCCATGATCTGCTTCGCCGTGACGTTCCTGACCGAAGTCACCTCCAACACCGCCACGACCACGCTGCTGATGCCGATCCTCGGCGCCGCCGCCAACAGCGTCGGCGTCGACCCCGCCCTCTTCATGATCCCCGCCGCCATCTCCGCAAGCTGCGCCTTCATGCTCCCCGTCGCCACCCCCCCCAACGCCATCGTCTTCGCCTCCGACCACGTCACCATCCCCCAGATGGCCCGCACCGGCTTCGTCCTCAACCTCCTTGGCGTCGTGATCGTCACCCTCGTCTGCTACTTCGTCCTGAGTCCCACCACGGGACTCAACTGA